One region of Nerophis lumbriciformis linkage group LG10, RoL_Nlum_v2.1, whole genome shotgun sequence genomic DNA includes:
- the phrf1 gene encoding uncharacterized protein phrf1 isoform X2: MDDDDSPDELINRRHNSKKTVAPWDISDDSDDADGSDEGESDSGDEEEEENDGEGGGEYNEEEDDEDEEEDADNDDGVFGETSAAIAAMSSDEDADKCPICLNSFSSQPVATPENCQHYFCLDCILAWAKNANSCPVDRIAFNSIYLRKCYGGKVQKMITVQKPKKEDEEVIVDLDLDQTNCELCQGSDREDRLLLCDGCDAGYHMECLTPPLDTVPVEEWFCPECVANNNNSEQENGTHSLASTAHPTTSRTQPRAAGPTRAIARTRHSERVRANVNRHRITQLAPRDLIQSTWLDDTINAVVAGLNTAVYVRDLTPRAPPRRKRKTGTRRKKASSAKGKKGNSRVKRRRKVRRRTKSRKTLVGKKVATAHSRIASSLGLSKDKKNCSLPTVCRPSEHTLSSMRADIGAASLSIHGDPFDLDPFVDFDEDEHQESVTSLLEAKRRGISHSAFRSHQPVARPVGASLSRRGVDVPQTGGVVEAAPVPDLLGSILSGQSLLLMDSSNVVINRDGSLKASESTRMSALKTGLRRSSSAEESIAQAEITPFLEEPLSNHHSSDPVGPFYQSSSRGPSSVNHTEPSQHRDLPLRGHLRIQQPRTNRPSPSFGVQRVGEGSKEAASSSRHPNQDSKNKTLLPQSQPTKAPTKPMWVDVSILPRIPKIKRESSDVAKHHSSNIEHNDKSPTRNNTSGMPETALISFAGDENRKHHVVPQQSSTGSQAQRQGTSQAFSNSFSFSSSTGSQLCNSSVSSPSSSSVSFRINSSGNLWHSRRLSLPSSFTSGSSGKNDMRKKSDETRKRQLHRDKEKLLASRTAASNNEESNDIYDPFNPTASDSSSSDNEGEHLGSSFHQLNTLPSSVFNQDVAQSKQKSVGVKIQTEENVISQEKTRIANLQTLPEVASSFSEVVKVEKNNVLVDSKTDNRVALSDIMVKREQGLADSGEDAISGHGVRNDSSSETPDISVPVHHSLDNIKTEEEGGQKAVSPNPNKKTDYSGSGLHSVKRKPKEEIKSDSRCSQRDLASEKNPSTPVPSKQQSFSSSTAESDGGKTKDHHESSKGDRQKKMDRDRATRRSRSQERRRRSLSESAASNSPERIHRKRKQKSRSGSSSSSRERSRRKKLKQRSDERTDDSESGRERRRVSKDNRRGRSRSRSRSRGRSKDRRRWRSRSRSKESRKEHTQPQHRKLESRSKDNRRPRSRSNSRERRKAEDLSKTNTSKFRRVMKKESNDSHASVKEDKIAHVKKDVLDSNIAAIKSDRADSTSSFTEVKTEIKKEGQQFIDMFEHSSITKHIKKEDTTLNICNQSIKKEPVDIELCQTIKTESVKREPVDIKLCQTVKTESIKNKPIDMKLCQTIKTDSVKREPVDIKLCETVKTESIKNKPVDMKLCQTIKTESVKKEPVDIKLCQTVKTEDICESTKIKVEPTSLELPVTSHHTAGSHQDSPNHSHLDVKANTVGFKVPIKQAPEPDEDVIVDVDHHNLDCVKPEHTKDIGPIVKQEDNRQEERIEAEQVPPPLGAKAKIQGKRVTWNIQEPDGSQPDKSASKLARYKLKLKQEAARRPSSTKQTTTQDTSEPGSVSDSSKSEGASEEYLKKLHMQERAVEEVKLAIKPFYQKRDINKEEYKDILRKAVQKVCHSKSREINPVKVAVLVKAYVDKYKQARNPKKSEAEPMKTDD; this comes from the exons AATGCAAACTCCTGCCCCGTGGACCGTATTGCGTTTAATAGCATATACCTGAGGAAATGTTATGGAGGCAAAGTGCAGAAAATG ATTACAGTACAAAAACCTAAGAAGGAAGATGAGGAGGTAATAGTGGATTTGGACTTGGATCAGACCAACTGCGAGCTGTGTCAGGGCAGTGATCGAGAGGACCGTCTTCTGCTCTGTGATGGCTGCGACGCTGG CTACCACATGGAATGTCTCACACCACCTCTGGACACTGTTCCTGTTGAGGAATGGTTCTGTCCTGAATGTGTTGCCAACAACAATAATTCGG AACAAGAAAATGGAACCCATAGCCTCGCTTCCACTGCCCATCCAACCACCAGTCGCACCCAGCCCCGAGCTGCCGGTCCCACAAGAGCAATCGCCCGCACTCGGCACAGTGAACGCGTTCGGGCCAACGTGAATCGACATCGTATCACACAG CTTGCTCCCAGGGATCTAATACAGTCTACTTGGCTGGATGATACTATCAATGCAGTGGTGGCTGGGTTGAACACAGCTGTATATGTAAGGGACCTCACCCCTCGTGCTCCACCCAGACGCAAGCGCAAGACTG GAACACGCAGAAAGAAGGCATCCTCTGCTAAGGGGAAAAAAGGTAATTCACGAGTTAAGCGGAGACGTAAAGTTAGGAGGAGGACTAAATCCAGAAAAACTCTG GTGGGGAAAAAGGTAGCCACCGCCCATAGCCGCATTGCCAGCAGTCTCGGTCTGTCGAAGGACAAGAAGAACTGTTCACTTCCTACAGTATGTCGGCCGTCAGAGCACACGCTAAGCAGCATGCGAGCTGACATCGGAGCTGCATCGCTTTCGATCCACGGGGATCCTTTTGACCTGGACCCCTTTGTAGATTT TGATGAAGATGAGCACCAAGAAAGTGTCACGTCATTGTTGGAGGCCAAGAGACGAGGGATCTCTCATTCTGCTTTTCGCTCTCATCAGCCTGTTGCTCGACCTGTTGGTGCAAGCCTTTCAAG ACGCGGTGTGGACGTTCCCCAAACTGGCGGTGTTGTGGAGGCAGCGCCAGTGCCTGACCTGTTGGGCAGCATCCTGTCTGGGCAAAGCTTGCTCTTGATGGACAGCTCTAATGTCGTCATCAATCGTGATGGTTCTCTGAAAGCCTCTGAATCAA CAAGGATGTCTGCTCTGAAAACAGGTTTAAGAAGGAGCAGTAGCGCAGAAGAATCCATTGCCCAGGCTGAGATTACACCCTTCCTTGAAGAACCTTTGTCCAATCACCACAGCAGTGATCCAGTTGGACCATTTTACCAGAGTTCTTCTCGAGGACCCTCATCTGTCAACCATACAGAGCCTTCTCAACATCGTGATTTGCCCCTTAGAGGTCATTTGCGTATTCAGCAGCCTCGTACAAACAGACCTTCTCCATCTTTTGGTGTTCAGAGAGTCGGTGAGGGCTCCAAGGAAGCTGCATCCTCATCCAGGCACCCTAACCAAGACTCCAAGAACAAAACACTTCTCCCACAATCCCAACCTACAAAAGCTCCTACAAAGCCCATGTGGGTTGATGTGTCCATCCTACCAAGGATACCAAAAATCAAGCGAGAAAGCAGCGATGTAGCAAAGCATCACAGTAGTAATATTGAACACAACGATAAGTCTCCCACCAGGAATAATACTTCTGGCATGCCTGAGACCGCTTTGATTAGCTTTGCAGGGGACGAGAACAGGAAGCATCATGTTGTCCCACAGCAAAGCAGCACTGGTTCTCAGGCGCAAAGACAAGGAACTTCGCAAGCCTTCTCCAATTCATTCTCTTTTTCCTCCTCCACTGGATCCCAATTGTGTAATTCATCAGTATCTTCCCCATCTTCATCATCAGTAAGCTTCCGCATCAACTCCAGCGGGAACTTGTGGCATTCAAGGCGACTCAGCCTCCCATCATCATTCACAAGTGGAAGCAGCGGCAAGAATGACATGAGAAAAAAGAGTGATGAGACAAGAAAAAGACAGCTTCACAGAGATAAAGAGAAGCTGTTGGCATCACGCACAGCTGCAAGTAACAATGAGGAGTCGAATGATAtttatgacccctttaatccCACTGCGTCAGACTCAAGCAGCTCGGACAATGAAGGTGAGCACTTGGGCAGCAGCTTCCACCAATTAAACACACTTCCCAGCTCAGTGTTCAATCAAGATGTAGCGCAAAGTAAGCAGAAGTCGGTTGGAGTTAAAATCCAAACCGAGGAAAATGTAATCTCACAGGAAAAAACTAGGATTGCTAATTTACAGACTTTACCAGAGGTGGCTAGCAGCTTTTCAGAAGTTGTTAAAGTAGAAAAAAACAATGTGTTGGTCGATTCAAAAACTGACAATCGAGTAGCATTGAGTGACATCATGGTAAAGAGAGAGCAAGGGCTTGCGGATTCAGGTGAAGATGCAATTTCTGGACACGGTGTGAGAAATGATTCCAGTTCGGAGACACCAGACATTTCTGTGCCTGTTCACCACAGCCTGGACAATATCAAGACAGAGGAGGAAGGTGGACAGAAGGCTGTTAGTCCAAACCCTAACAAAAAGACAGATTATTCAGGCTCGGGCTTACATTCTGTCAAAAGGAAACCAAAGGAGGAAATAAAATCTGATTCCAGGTGTTCACAAAGAGATTTGGCCAGTGAAAAGAACCCCTCCACCCCAGTTCCATCTAAACAGCAGTCCTTTAGTTCAAGCACTGCAGAGTCTGACGGAGGCAAGACTAAAGACCATCATGAATCCAGCAAGGGTGACAGGCAGAAGAAAATGGACAGAGACAGGGCTACGAGGCGGTCAAGGTCCCAAGAGAGGAGGAGGCGTTCTTTATCAGAAAGTGCTGCGTCCAATTCTCCTGAGAGGATTCACAGAAAGAGAAAACAGAAGTCCAG GTCTGGTTCCAGCTCCAGCAGCAGAGAGCGCTCAAGAAGAAAGAAACTTAAACAAAGGAGCGACGAAAGAACGGACGATAGCGAGAGTGGCCGAGAGAGAAGAAGAGTGTCGAAAGACAACAGACGTGGTCGATCTCGATCGAGATCACGGTCCAGAGGTAGATCGAAGGACCGGAGACGTTGGCGCTCACGCTCCAGATCCAAGGAAAGCAGGAAAGAGCACACACAACCGCAACATCGTAAGTTGGAGTCTCGATCAAAAGACAATCGGAGACCCAGATCGAGATCAAACTCAAGAGAGAGAAGGAAAGCAGAGGATTTGTCCAAAACAAACACCTCGAAATTCCGAAGGGTCATGAAAAAGGAGAGCAATGATTCTCACGCTTCTGTAAAAGAGGATAAGATAGCACATGTCAAAAAAGATGTGTTGGATTCTAACATTGCAGCAATAAAGAGTGACAGAGCAGACAGTACATCCTCATTTACAGAAGTCAAGACAGAAATAAAAAAAGAAGGGCAGCAATTCATCGATATGTTTGAACATTCTTCCATCACTAAACACATCAAGAAAGAAGATACAACTTTGAACATCTGTAACCAAAGCATCAAAAAAGAGCCTGTTGACATAGAGTTATGTCAAACGATTAAGACAGAAAGCGTCAAAAGAGAGCCTGTTGACATAAAGTTATGTCAAACGGTTAAGACAGAAAGTATCAAAAATAAGCCTATTGACATGAAGTTATGCCAAACGATTAAGACAGATAGCGTCAAAAGAGAGCCTGTTGACATAAAGTTATGTGAAACGGTTAAGACAGAAAGTATAAAAAATAAGCCTGTTGACATGAAGTTATGCCAAACGATTAAGACAGAAAGCGTCAAAAAAGAGCCTGTTGACATAAAGTTATGCCAAACCGTAAAAACAGAAGACATTTGTGAATCTACTAAAATAAAAGTAGAGCCGACGTCGCTCGAATTGCCTGTCACCTCACATCACACAGCAGGCTCTCACCAGGATTCACCGAACCACTCTCATCTCGATGTTAAGGCAAACACAGTTGGATTTAAAGTCCCCATCAAGCAGGCCCCTGAACCGGATGAGGACGTCATCGTGGATGTTGATCATCACAACCTGGACTGTGTGAAGCCCGAGCACACCAAAGACATTGGTCCCATTGTCAAACAGGAAGACAACAGACAAGAAGAGAGGATTGAGGCAGAACAGGTGCCGCCTCCATTAGGAGCCAAAGCTAAGATTCAAGGGAAGAGGGTGACCTGGAATATTCAAGAACCTGATGGATCACAACCAGACAAGTCTGCAAGCA AGCTGGCACGGTATAAATTAAAGCTGAAGCAGGAAGCGGCTCGGAGACCCTCGTCCACTAAACAGACCACCACTCAG GACACAAGTGAACCTGGCTCGGTCAGTGATTCTTCCAAGAGCGAAGGTGCCTCTGAGGAGTATTTGAAGAAGCTTCACATGCAGGAGAGAGCCGTTGAAGAGGTGAAACTCGCAATCAAACCTTTCTATCAGAAGagggacatcaacaaggaagaATACAAAGATATTCTACGCAAAGCTGTGCAGAAG GTGTGCCACAGCAAGAGCAGGGAAATTAACCCGGTGAAGGTGGCCGTTCTGGTCAAGGCGTATGTGGACAAGTACAAACAGGCGAGGAATCCCAAGAAATCAGAGGCTGAGCCAATGAAAACTGATGATTGA